The following are encoded together in the Luteolibacter rhizosphaerae genome:
- a CDS encoding efflux transporter outer membrane subunit yields MGSGTAIALAGFVLFSCEGSKFGSPRERMEVSAPASWQAASAGQHGEISSGWLDEFSDRGMSKVVNEALTHNQDLKASSARMRQAKESRISGRARTSPRVGVDGSGGYRVSENGRDPASESESYGLALAASWEIDLWGRLRDLNAADDADYHAAQAIYRGARLSLAANTAKAWCNLIAAEQLLDLSHRTLDSNRKVLGITERLFKGGAGQGALDVQLGRTNVASAERAVKSSELARNEAARSLELLLGRYPSSEARGSRDLPSLNPQIPSGLPSTLVERRPDLAIARAEIFASAKRADAARKELLPQLSLTGSSGTPVSRFANLLDPSFLATSVAANASQAIFEGGALAANARGALAANEASIHDYAQTALEAFREVESALNADLSLAEQETFLLKEVEQAALAEKQAARDYSDGSNDDILRVLESQTRATNARAGLIRLKNQRLQNRIDLHLALGGDFHTRTF; encoded by the coding sequence ATGGGCTCCGGAACCGCGATTGCCTTGGCCGGATTCGTGCTTTTTTCCTGCGAAGGATCGAAGTTCGGGAGCCCGCGCGAGCGCATGGAGGTCTCCGCTCCCGCAAGCTGGCAAGCTGCCTCCGCCGGTCAGCATGGCGAGATCAGCAGCGGCTGGCTGGACGAGTTCTCCGACCGTGGAATGAGCAAGGTCGTAAATGAGGCACTGACTCACAACCAAGACCTGAAGGCATCCTCCGCCCGTATGCGGCAAGCGAAGGAATCCCGCATCTCCGGCAGGGCTCGCACCTCGCCCCGCGTGGGGGTGGATGGGTCAGGCGGCTACCGGGTCTCCGAGAATGGTAGGGATCCCGCCAGCGAGTCCGAAAGCTACGGGCTAGCCTTGGCAGCCTCATGGGAAATCGATCTCTGGGGGCGGCTGCGTGATCTGAATGCGGCGGATGACGCGGACTATCACGCGGCCCAAGCCATCTACCGGGGTGCCCGCTTGTCCTTGGCCGCCAACACGGCGAAGGCTTGGTGCAATCTGATCGCCGCCGAGCAACTGCTGGATCTGTCCCATCGCACGCTGGACTCCAATCGCAAGGTGCTCGGGATCACGGAACGCCTCTTCAAAGGCGGAGCGGGCCAAGGCGCGCTCGATGTCCAGCTCGGCCGCACCAATGTCGCCTCAGCAGAGCGGGCGGTGAAGTCCTCGGAACTGGCCCGCAATGAAGCGGCGCGGAGCCTTGAGCTCCTACTGGGACGCTACCCATCCTCCGAAGCGCGCGGCAGCCGGGATCTACCCTCGTTGAACCCCCAAATCCCATCGGGACTTCCTTCCACCTTGGTGGAGCGTCGCCCGGATCTGGCGATCGCCCGGGCGGAGATCTTCGCCAGTGCGAAGCGGGCGGATGCAGCACGCAAGGAACTGCTTCCGCAGCTTTCCCTCACCGGAAGCAGCGGCACGCCGGTCTCCCGTTTCGCCAATCTGCTTGATCCCTCCTTCCTCGCGACCTCGGTAGCGGCGAATGCGAGCCAAGCGATCTTTGAAGGCGGGGCCCTCGCAGCCAATGCCCGTGGTGCCTTGGCTGCAAACGAAGCCAGCATCCACGACTATGCGCAGACCGCGCTCGAAGCCTTCCGCGAAGTCGAGTCCGCCCTGAATGCAGACCTCTCGCTCGCGGAACAGGAAACTTTCCTGCTTAAAGAAGTCGAGCAAGCGGCGCTCGCCGAAAAGCAGGCTGCCCGGGATTATTCGGACGGCTCGAACGACGACATCCTGCGCGTGCTGGAATCTCAAACCCGCGCCACCAACGCCCGTGCCGGCTTGATCCGGCTCAAAAACCAGCGTCTCCAGAATCGGATCGACCTCCATCTGGCCCTCGGCGGGGACTTCCACACCCGGACTTTCTGA
- a CDS encoding LysM peptidoglycan-binding domain-containing protein, translating to MRALPILAAILCTAPLAGAATSELDLLQGRCQEYERQIRQLEEENARLKSITATAAKTPAPVQAEAKKTEATAAPVKDASEYGIVRNGDTLRKVAKRYGTTPETLAKLNGIKNPSLIRAGQKLVLPAKTSAPSREAEAPRSAAVNTGSHTVKSGETFYSIARHYGLSANALQAANPGVKASGLKIGQTLRLGGKVTETPKAAPAAAAKAAKSEPASKTISTKAADFKPVSKPEEAAPAKAPAAAQAKSESTAPAPAAQASEPASDAPRIRSISIDKETDFAAFAAAHGTSTAKLNALNGLNLNSSTVLAKGSELYVPAQP from the coding sequence ATGAGAGCACTGCCGATTCTCGCCGCCATCCTCTGCACCGCCCCGCTCGCCGGAGCCGCCACCTCGGAACTGGATTTGCTCCAGGGCCGCTGCCAAGAGTATGAGCGCCAGATCCGCCAACTCGAAGAGGAGAACGCGCGCCTCAAGTCGATCACCGCGACCGCCGCGAAGACCCCTGCCCCGGTTCAGGCCGAAGCCAAGAAGACCGAAGCTACCGCCGCCCCCGTGAAGGATGCCTCCGAGTATGGCATCGTCCGGAATGGCGACACCCTTCGCAAGGTCGCCAAGCGCTACGGCACCACCCCGGAAACCTTGGCCAAGCTCAACGGCATCAAGAATCCCTCTCTCATCCGTGCCGGTCAGAAACTGGTCTTGCCAGCGAAAACCTCGGCTCCGAGTCGTGAAGCTGAAGCACCCCGAAGCGCTGCGGTGAATACCGGCAGCCACACGGTGAAGTCAGGAGAAACCTTCTACAGCATCGCCCGGCACTACGGACTCAGCGCCAATGCCCTGCAGGCGGCGAATCCCGGCGTGAAAGCTTCCGGCCTGAAGATCGGCCAAACCCTGCGCCTCGGCGGCAAGGTCACTGAAACTCCAAAGGCAGCACCTGCTGCCGCGGCCAAAGCCGCTAAATCGGAGCCTGCTTCGAAGACGATCTCCACCAAGGCCGCCGACTTCAAGCCGGTGTCCAAGCCTGAAGAAGCCGCCCCCGCCAAGGCGCCCGCGGCTGCTCAAGCCAAGTCGGAAAGCACAGCCCCTGCCCCGGCAGCGCAAGCGAGCGAACCGGCCTCCGATGCCCCGCGCATCCGTTCCATTTCCATCGACAAGGAAACCGACTTTGCAGCGTTTGCCGCAGCACACGGCACAAGCACTGCAAAACTGAATGCCCTGAACGGCCTGAACCTAAACTCCAGTACAGTCCTTGCAAAGGGATCGGAGCTGTATGTTCCCGCCCAGCCTTGA
- a CDS encoding inorganic phosphate transporter, protein MTLILVVILVALAFEFINGFHDTANSIATVVSTKVLTPRQAIMLAAVTNLIGALVGHAVAKTVSSGLVDSQFVNSQTIICALFGGIVWNLLTWWLGLPSSSTHAMVGGLCGATLANAQNHWDAIIWSQEKVKDGKVVMEGVYHKVIIPMIGSPVIGLVGGFLIMTLLYALLRNARPMWVNRFFGRAQIFSASYMGFAHGLADAQKTMGIITLALVTATTAGSFEQLPSAFSFLKMEKTPAAEQLLLTVIDGKHTQETAAALETEGFKMRSGEFREAFLSLAAEVHEDLGDAEGAARSRTDVQQDYDANVAKEKARILTKIPILGPMVAVKYTEWPKALAAAGDHAEKAGKPALPAMASKVRELAPDVPAWIKIVCALVMAAGTSAGGWRIIKTMGHKMVKLQPVHGFAAETTAATLLAVTGKFGMTVSTTHAITTAIMGVGATKRFSAIDMKIVRKILGAWVLTLPAAGGVAYGTMWLWLKIAG, encoded by the coding sequence ATGACGCTCATCCTTGTCGTCATCCTCGTCGCGCTTGCCTTCGAGTTCATCAACGGCTTCCACGATACGGCGAATTCCATCGCCACCGTGGTTTCCACCAAGGTACTGACCCCGCGCCAGGCGATCATGCTGGCCGCCGTCACGAACCTGATCGGTGCGCTCGTCGGTCACGCGGTGGCGAAGACGGTGTCCTCCGGCCTGGTGGATTCGCAGTTCGTGAACTCGCAGACGATCATCTGCGCCCTCTTCGGCGGCATCGTCTGGAATTTGCTCACCTGGTGGCTCGGCCTGCCCTCCAGCTCCACTCACGCCATGGTCGGCGGCCTCTGCGGCGCGACCCTCGCCAATGCCCAGAACCACTGGGACGCGATCATCTGGTCGCAGGAGAAGGTGAAAGACGGCAAGGTGGTGATGGAAGGCGTCTATCACAAGGTCATCATCCCGATGATCGGTTCGCCGGTGATCGGCCTGGTCGGCGGCTTCCTGATCATGACCCTGCTCTACGCGCTGCTGCGGAATGCGCGGCCGATGTGGGTGAACCGCTTCTTCGGCCGGGCACAGATCTTCAGCGCCAGCTACATGGGCTTTGCCCACGGCCTCGCCGATGCCCAGAAGACGATGGGTATCATTACCCTCGCCTTGGTTACCGCCACCACCGCCGGTTCTTTTGAGCAACTCCCGTCCGCTTTCTCCTTCCTGAAGATGGAGAAGACCCCCGCTGCCGAGCAACTGCTCCTCACCGTCATCGACGGCAAGCATACTCAGGAGACCGCCGCCGCTCTCGAAACCGAAGGCTTCAAGATGCGCTCCGGAGAATTCCGCGAAGCCTTCCTCTCCCTGGCCGCGGAGGTCCACGAGGATCTTGGTGATGCGGAGGGCGCGGCCCGTTCCCGCACCGATGTGCAGCAAGACTACGATGCCAACGTGGCGAAGGAGAAGGCCCGCATTCTGACCAAGATTCCTATTCTCGGCCCGATGGTTGCTGTCAAATACACCGAGTGGCCCAAAGCTCTCGCGGCGGCTGGCGACCACGCCGAGAAAGCGGGTAAGCCCGCCCTGCCAGCGATGGCAAGCAAAGTGCGAGAACTCGCACCGGACGTGCCCGCATGGATCAAAATCGTCTGTGCCCTTGTCATGGCGGCCGGCACCTCCGCCGGTGGCTGGCGCATCATCAAGACCATGGGACACAAGATGGTGAAGCTACAGCCCGTCCACGGCTTTGCAGCCGAGACCACCGCCGCTACCCTCTTGGCTGTCACCGGAAAGTTCGGCATGACCGTCTCCACCACTCACGCCATCACCACGGCGATCATGGGAGTGGGCGCCACGAAGCGCTTCAGCGCGATCGACATGAAGATCGTGCGCAAGATTCTCGGCGCCTGGGTGCTCACCTTGCCTGCCGCCGGCGGCGTGGCCTACGGCACTATGTGGCTCTGGCTGAAGATCGCGGGCTAA
- a CDS encoding RimK/LysX family protein, whose product MTAERKALTSFLLALCLLSQPGQAATNAPAKPKPAEKATESPAKGKDEAPAKPAAPEKEKEKPAPSKPAAPEKEKSAPADNGKMQDGTKPAEKPDATEKEPEEPSAESEDEAAAEREEANGGTAVARPVTSDPVQVYGWREWVHIGNLEMKLAAKLDTGALTSSIHAEEKELFERDGKKWVRFIVTDPGEKNSPRTRIEAPLVRIAHIKEPGGKSEAREVVRLNFTIGERKLRADFTLNNRSNMLSPVLIGRTTIKEIGWVDPGRAYLADQKIMR is encoded by the coding sequence GTGACCGCAGAAAGAAAAGCCCTTACGTCGTTCTTGCTGGCACTTTGTCTGCTGTCCCAGCCAGGGCAGGCCGCCACGAATGCGCCTGCCAAGCCCAAGCCGGCGGAGAAGGCAACCGAGAGCCCGGCGAAGGGCAAGGACGAAGCTCCCGCCAAACCCGCTGCTCCGGAGAAGGAGAAGGAAAAGCCGGCTCCGTCCAAACCCGCCGCGCCGGAAAAAGAGAAGTCCGCACCTGCCGACAACGGCAAGATGCAGGACGGCACCAAGCCTGCGGAGAAGCCGGACGCTACGGAGAAAGAGCCTGAGGAACCCTCGGCCGAATCCGAAGATGAAGCCGCCGCGGAGCGCGAGGAGGCAAATGGCGGGACCGCCGTTGCCAGGCCGGTCACTTCGGATCCGGTCCAAGTCTATGGCTGGCGCGAATGGGTTCACATCGGAAATCTGGAAATGAAGCTGGCCGCCAAGCTCGACACCGGAGCTTTGACCAGTTCGATCCATGCGGAGGAGAAAGAACTCTTCGAGCGGGATGGCAAGAAGTGGGTTCGCTTCATTGTGACGGATCCGGGCGAGAAAAATTCCCCGCGTACGCGCATCGAGGCTCCACTTGTGCGCATCGCCCATATCAAGGAGCCCGGCGGCAAGTCCGAGGCCCGCGAAGTGGTGCGGTTGAACTTCACGATCGGCGAGCGCAAGTTGCGTGCGGACTTCACCCTGAACAACCGCAGCAATATGCTCAGCCCCGTGCTAATCGGCCGGACCACGATCAAGGAAATCGGTTGGGTCGATCCTGGTCGTGCCTATTTGGCGGATCAGAAGATCATGCGCTGA
- a CDS encoding efflux RND transporter periplasmic adaptor subunit codes for MLLRILIPIVILCIGALAAWRAGIPVEEPKPEPSAPQVLKTEILELQRTDFQVMLNSQGTVRAHFTTTLTPQVAGTISTVSANFEDGAFFKKDDILAELDPADFKVAVSAAESGLARAQAALIQEEARAKQARLNWDDLGYEEEPSDLVLRIPQMKEAKANVDAAQADLEQALRNLDRTKIRAPFDGRVQKRVIGLGQAVGSSTPLGEIFATDFAEIRLPLSPRQLPFVRLPSKEGDPELKVTLRDALAGTDSQGWDAKIVRTEGALDEASRELFAIARIDDPFGVESGKRPLLIGQPVRATIQGVMLEDVFVLPRHALRGVNRIYLVDKLQPTIVRNQIEPVWSDEQVLVVRDGLEVGQWLSVTRLPYAPDGAPVEIVKPGTEAASAAESAAEKPVRAGS; via the coding sequence ATGCTCCTCCGCATTCTCATTCCTATCGTGATCCTTTGTATCGGCGCGCTGGCGGCGTGGCGGGCCGGCATCCCCGTGGAGGAACCGAAGCCCGAGCCCTCCGCTCCCCAAGTGCTCAAGACGGAGATCCTCGAGCTCCAGCGGACCGACTTCCAGGTGATGCTGAACAGCCAAGGAACGGTGCGGGCCCACTTCACCACCACGCTGACGCCGCAAGTGGCGGGCACGATCAGCACGGTGAGCGCGAATTTCGAGGACGGTGCTTTTTTCAAAAAGGACGATATCCTCGCCGAACTGGATCCGGCGGATTTCAAGGTGGCGGTGTCCGCTGCAGAGTCCGGCTTGGCCCGGGCTCAGGCAGCCCTGATCCAAGAGGAAGCCCGGGCAAAACAAGCCCGCCTGAACTGGGACGATCTCGGTTATGAGGAGGAGCCCTCCGACCTCGTGCTGCGCATCCCCCAGATGAAGGAAGCCAAGGCGAACGTGGATGCCGCCCAAGCGGACCTGGAGCAAGCGCTGCGGAATCTGGATCGCACGAAGATCCGCGCTCCCTTCGACGGTCGTGTGCAGAAGCGCGTGATCGGTCTTGGTCAAGCGGTCGGCAGTTCGACACCGCTGGGTGAAATCTTTGCCACCGACTTTGCCGAGATTCGCCTCCCGCTTTCGCCGCGGCAGCTTCCCTTCGTCAGGCTACCCTCCAAGGAAGGCGACCCGGAATTGAAAGTGACGCTGCGCGATGCCCTCGCAGGCACCGATTCTCAAGGTTGGGACGCGAAAATCGTCCGGACGGAAGGCGCGCTGGATGAAGCCTCGCGGGAACTTTTCGCGATCGCGCGGATCGACGATCCCTTCGGCGTCGAGTCCGGCAAGCGACCGCTGCTGATCGGCCAACCGGTAAGGGCCACGATCCAAGGCGTCATGTTGGAAGATGTCTTCGTCCTCCCCCGCCACGCGCTGCGCGGTGTGAACCGGATCTACCTCGTGGACAAGTTGCAGCCGACCATCGTCCGAAACCAGATCGAACCGGTCTGGTCGGACGAGCAGGTGCTGGTAGTCCGGGATGGCTTGGAGGTCGGTCAATGGCTCTCGGTGACGCGACTTCCCTATGCTCCGGATGGTGCGCCCGTGGAGATCGTAAAGCCCGGAACCGAGGCTGCCTCGGCCGCAGAGAGTGCTGCTGAAAAGCCAGTGCGCGCAGGGTCCTAA
- a CDS encoding ABC transporter ATP-binding protein: protein MSDFVIQATNLHRSYRIGKKSIEVLHGIDLAIKRGERIFLCGPSGAGKSTLLYTLAGLERPEQGSIHIDGTDLYSLGPKKQAAFRNAKIGYIFQNYMLLPELTALENVLVPGAIGGHDASEAALAALTRVGLADRAEHLPAELSGGEQQRVAIARALVNHPPVLFADEPTGNLDSRNSKEVMDLLLGLAAESGTTLVVVTHDENLATRGDRRLVIKDGTITEASSLETGPVPA from the coding sequence ATGTCCGACTTCGTGATCCAAGCCACCAACCTGCACCGCAGCTACCGCATCGGGAAGAAGAGCATCGAGGTGCTGCATGGCATCGATCTCGCGATCAAACGGGGCGAGCGGATCTTCCTCTGCGGACCCAGCGGGGCGGGGAAGTCCACGCTGCTCTACACTTTGGCGGGTTTGGAAAGGCCGGAACAAGGGAGTATCCATATCGATGGCACGGATCTCTACTCGCTGGGGCCCAAGAAGCAGGCGGCTTTTCGTAACGCGAAGATCGGCTACATCTTCCAGAACTACATGCTGCTGCCGGAACTGACAGCGCTGGAGAACGTGCTCGTGCCCGGTGCAATCGGGGGTCATGACGCCTCGGAGGCTGCTCTGGCGGCACTCACGCGGGTCGGTCTCGCGGATCGCGCGGAGCATCTCCCGGCAGAGCTTTCCGGTGGTGAGCAGCAGCGGGTCGCGATTGCACGGGCCTTGGTGAATCATCCGCCGGTGCTCTTCGCGGATGAGCCGACCGGCAACTTGGACTCACGGAACAGCAAGGAGGTGATGGACCTGCTGCTCGGTTTAGCCGCTGAGAGTGGAACCACTTTGGTGGTCGTTACGCATGACGAGAATCTGGCCACGCGGGGTGACCGGCGTCTCGTAATCAAGGACGGCACGATCACCGAGGCCTCCAGTCTGGAGACGGGTCCGGTGCCCGCTTAG
- the pstB gene encoding phosphate ABC transporter ATP-binding protein PstB, with product MTHEAPATPPASHPAPAGIPAIQVKGVDFSYGDKKVLKDVSLDIPSNEVVAFIGPSGCGKTTLLRCFNRMNDLVPGARVTKGSIIIEGANIADKAIDPVQLRRHVGMVFQKYNPFPRSIYDNVAYGPRTLGEKKKSALDEVVEKSLRRAALWDEVKDRLNDIATGLSGGQQQRLCIARTMAVDPEIILMDEPCSALDPIATAHVEDLILSLREHYTIVIVTHNMQQATRVSDRTAFFYLGEVVEYDTTRKIFENPVQKRTLDYISGRFG from the coding sequence ATGACGCACGAAGCCCCCGCGACCCCTCCTGCCAGCCACCCGGCACCCGCGGGTATTCCGGCCATCCAAGTGAAGGGGGTCGATTTCTCCTACGGGGACAAGAAGGTTCTTAAGGACGTCTCGCTCGATATCCCGAGCAACGAGGTGGTCGCCTTCATCGGGCCCTCCGGCTGCGGGAAGACGACGCTGCTGCGCTGCTTCAACCGCATGAACGACCTGGTTCCCGGTGCGCGGGTGACCAAGGGCTCGATCATCATCGAGGGCGCGAACATCGCCGACAAGGCGATCGACCCGGTCCAACTCCGCCGCCATGTGGGGATGGTATTCCAGAAGTACAATCCTTTCCCGCGGAGCATCTACGACAACGTGGCCTACGGTCCGCGGACGCTGGGGGAGAAGAAGAAGTCCGCGCTGGACGAGGTGGTGGAGAAGTCGCTGCGCCGCGCCGCGCTGTGGGACGAGGTGAAGGACCGCCTGAATGACATCGCCACCGGGCTCTCCGGCGGCCAGCAGCAGCGCCTGTGTATCGCCCGCACCATGGCGGTGGATCCGGAGATCATCCTGATGGACGAGCCCTGCTCGGCGCTCGACCCGATCGCCACGGCGCACGTGGAGGACCTGATCCTGAGCCTGCGAGAGCACTACACGATCGTGATCGTGACGCACAACATGCAGCAGGCCACGCGGGTTTCGGACCGGACGGCTTTCTTTTACCTGGGGGAAGTGGTCGAATACGACACGACCCGGAAGATTTTCGAAAACCCCGTCCAGAAACGCACTCTCGACTACATCAGCGGCCGTTTCGGCTGA
- a CDS encoding inactive transglutaminase family protein: MASRIKLLLVVFILTAIGGGIAAYKSVKLGLPISASDKPPEWMIEAKLTFIADGGKVRAELSIPSAAVDEGLSPEAGSVGYNYYVEKDQGEYTAVWTSEKQSENQALYYRVNFPERKKSGGEPLTHPGGGFPVPENPGFSGSMDDAAKRVIQRAKSVSADPDSLFVGLFREITAIQTSQEIGLLRARYEDESGRGALTVLGIDLLNMAGVPARIAYGVKLEEARGGQQPTRLVEYYDGAYWKVRDPDDPASTLDPSKIFVWHRGGDALFEVTGGDASQLSFTVTRDFIRPNELASLRNSPLLVSTIFGLPASERDVFRYVVLIPLGAFVVVVMRNLIGIATLGTFMPVLLALALLEMNLESGLIMFTVIVAAGLWFRFLLSRLNMLVVPRVAACVVIVTLLMMILSVVSYRLGMLDGLRITLFPMIILAWTIERMSLIWEEEGKRSALMQVGGSLLVAVIAFAFMSIRQVKYLAFYFPELLLVLLALIILIGRYTGYRLSELFRFRDFKEV; the protein is encoded by the coding sequence ATGGCATCCCGCATCAAGCTGCTCCTCGTCGTCTTCATCCTCACGGCGATCGGCGGAGGCATCGCCGCCTATAAGAGCGTCAAGCTCGGCCTTCCAATCAGCGCCAGCGACAAGCCGCCGGAGTGGATGATCGAGGCCAAGCTCACCTTCATCGCCGATGGCGGGAAGGTCCGGGCCGAACTCTCGATTCCTTCGGCCGCCGTCGATGAAGGCTTGAGCCCCGAAGCCGGTTCCGTCGGCTACAATTATTACGTCGAGAAGGATCAGGGCGAGTATACCGCCGTCTGGACTTCCGAGAAGCAGAGCGAGAACCAAGCACTCTACTATCGCGTCAATTTCCCGGAGCGGAAAAAGAGTGGCGGCGAGCCTCTGACTCATCCGGGTGGAGGCTTCCCGGTGCCGGAGAATCCCGGTTTCTCCGGATCGATGGACGATGCCGCGAAACGCGTGATCCAACGCGCCAAGTCGGTATCTGCCGATCCAGATTCGCTTTTTGTCGGCCTTTTCCGCGAGATCACGGCGATCCAGACATCTCAGGAGATCGGTCTGCTGCGCGCCCGCTACGAGGATGAGTCGGGCAGGGGAGCGCTTACGGTGCTCGGCATTGATCTGCTGAACATGGCAGGCGTTCCTGCACGGATCGCCTACGGGGTGAAGTTGGAGGAGGCGCGTGGCGGCCAGCAACCGACCCGCTTGGTCGAATACTACGACGGAGCCTACTGGAAGGTCCGCGATCCGGATGATCCGGCATCCACGCTCGATCCCTCGAAGATCTTTGTTTGGCACCGCGGGGGCGACGCCTTGTTCGAAGTGACAGGCGGTGATGCCTCCCAGCTCTCCTTCACGGTCACCCGTGACTTCATCCGGCCCAACGAGCTCGCCAGCCTGCGGAACTCGCCTTTGTTGGTTTCCACCATCTTCGGTCTCCCGGCATCCGAGCGCGATGTCTTCCGCTATGTGGTGCTAATCCCGCTCGGCGCCTTCGTGGTCGTGGTGATGCGGAATCTCATCGGCATCGCCACGCTCGGCACCTTCATGCCGGTGCTGCTCGCCCTAGCTCTCCTGGAGATGAATCTGGAAAGTGGCTTGATCATGTTCACCGTGATCGTCGCCGCGGGCCTCTGGTTCCGCTTCCTGCTTTCGCGTCTGAACATGCTGGTGGTCCCGCGCGTGGCCGCCTGCGTGGTGATCGTCACCCTGCTCATGATGATCCTCAGCGTCGTCAGCTATCGCCTCGGCATGCTGGATGGACTTCGGATCACTCTGTTCCCGATGATCATCCTTGCTTGGACCATCGAGCGCATGTCGCTGATCTGGGAAGAGGAGGGCAAACGCAGCGCGCTCATGCAGGTCGGTGGATCGCTTCTCGTCGCCGTCATCGCTTTCGCTTTCATGAGCATCCGACAGGTAAAGTATCTCGCCTTTTACTTCCCCGAACTCCTGCTGGTGCTTTTGGCCCTGATCATCCTGATCGGCCGCTACACCGGCTACCGTCTCTCGGAGCTCTTCCGCTTCCGCGATTTCAAGGAGGTCTGA
- a CDS encoding DUF47 domain-containing protein: protein MISIQRLFGKEDRFFDLLIASAEEARQSIVGLTHILRHEKAPSLGEFAEVRKKDKAITQEISDLLVKSFVTALEREDIEALSTALYKIPKTVEKFVERYLISQEKVATTDFNRHAAMLDEATGLVVQMIQALRKGMDIVKMKELNDRMQQIEGDADKLMLDCLRDLYSGKYDTLHVVIVSNLYDLLEKVFDRCRDVGNVAKQIAYKNS, encoded by the coding sequence ATGATCTCCATCCAACGCCTGTTCGGCAAAGAGGACCGCTTTTTCGACCTGCTGATCGCCAGTGCCGAAGAGGCGCGCCAGAGCATCGTGGGACTGACCCACATCCTGCGCCACGAGAAGGCTCCCTCCCTCGGGGAATTCGCCGAGGTCCGCAAGAAGGACAAGGCGATCACTCAGGAAATCAGCGACTTGCTGGTGAAAAGCTTCGTCACCGCCCTCGAGCGCGAGGACATCGAAGCCCTCTCCACCGCCCTCTACAAGATCCCGAAGACTGTCGAGAAGTTCGTCGAGCGCTACCTGATCTCGCAGGAAAAGGTCGCCACCACCGACTTCAACCGCCACGCCGCCATGCTCGATGAGGCCACCGGCCTCGTCGTCCAGATGATCCAAGCCCTCCGCAAGGGGATGGACATCGTGAAGATGAAGGAGCTGAACGACCGCATGCAGCAGATCGAGGGCGACGCGGACAAGCTGATGCTCGACTGCCTCCGGGATCTCTACAGCGGCAAATACGACACCCTGCACGTGGTGATCGTCTCGAACCTCTACGACCTCCTCGAAAAGGTCTTCGACCGCTGCCGCGACGTCGGCAACGTCGCCAAACAGATCGCCTACAAGAACTCCTGA
- a CDS encoding alpha-L-glutamate ligase-like protein, with the protein MKRWWHRWIRTPSELRAMGVVGINMRNARFLLPNNPRRLYDLVDNKIRTKQLALDHEMAVPETYGVVQSPHDTAVLDRFLKGRESFVIKPARGSGGKGVVVIVAREGNWFIKPSGNRLSLDELKHHCSNILAGLFSLGGRRDVALIEYRVHPAKVLTEISFQGAPDIRVVMLRGYPVMAMLRAATRESDGRANLHQGAIGIGIDLASGRTVRAVHHGHPIERHPDLKTPVVGVQLPHWDAILDIAVTCHEMTGLGYLGVDIMIDEDLGPLMIEVNARPGLAIQLANGVGLLRRLEPAMDRSNSHPLDTRDEKIQFSRKAFAVTLPTS; encoded by the coding sequence ATGAAACGCTGGTGGCACCGCTGGATCCGCACTCCCTCCGAGCTCCGCGCGATGGGTGTGGTGGGCATCAACATGCGCAACGCGCGCTTCTTGCTGCCGAACAATCCGCGCAGACTCTACGATCTCGTCGATAACAAGATCCGCACGAAACAGCTCGCGCTTGATCATGAAATGGCAGTGCCGGAGACCTATGGGGTGGTTCAGAGTCCGCACGATACCGCGGTGCTCGACCGCTTCCTAAAAGGGCGCGAATCGTTCGTGATCAAACCCGCGCGTGGGTCAGGGGGGAAGGGGGTCGTCGTTATCGTCGCACGGGAGGGCAACTGGTTCATCAAGCCTAGCGGCAACCGTCTTAGCCTCGATGAATTGAAGCACCACTGCTCCAACATCCTGGCCGGTCTTTTCAGTCTCGGTGGCAGGCGGGATGTCGCGCTGATCGAGTATCGGGTGCACCCGGCCAAAGTGCTCACCGAGATCAGCTTCCAAGGGGCTCCCGACATTCGCGTCGTCATGCTGCGCGGCTATCCCGTCATGGCCATGCTCCGCGCAGCCACACGGGAGTCCGACGGCCGTGCGAACCTGCACCAGGGAGCCATCGGCATCGGCATCGATCTCGCCAGCGGTCGTACGGTAAGAGCCGTACATCACGGCCATCCCATCGAGCGTCACCCCGATTTGAAAACTCCGGTCGTCGGCGTCCAGCTTCCCCATTGGGATGCGATCTTGGACATCGCCGTCACCTGCCACGAGATGACCGGCCTAGGCTACCTCGGCGTGGACATCATGATCGATGAAGATCTCGGTCCGCTCATGATCGAGGTCAATGCCCGGCCCGGCCTCGCCATCCAGCTCGCAAACGGCGTCGGCCTTCTGCGCCGCCTCGAACCCGCCATGGATCGCTCGAACAGCCATCCACTCGACACACGGGACGAGAAGATCCAATTTTCCCGCAAAGCATTCGCTGTCACTCTTCCTACCTCTTGA